aattaaataaaccgGCCAATTGCAAGTGGGACTCGCGTAACGAGGGTTCcgttataggaaacagaatggcatagttagttttctgaaattcgtatttttttctaaaacaaccatacacctgcgatagatgttaactTCCATTGCTGTCGATAAAcagtctttacaattaactcacactacGTAAGTgtcaaaaacatgtcaatcaaacctgtttcttaacagcaattgaaGTAACGTCTATCGCAGATGTATCAGAAAAaagttaataattaaaaaaactaactatgctattgtttcctataatggatcTATGTGCCgtagttaacggaattcaataaaaacatggtgtattGTAAGTAACTAAAATTTTTCGGTAATATACTTTCCGCAAAACTAAGTAGTGACTGGTGTTTAATGCTATCCCTCTCTATCTCACTGGGCCTTCATTGGCTTGAAAGAGATGGCAACATGGCTTCAGTCGCCACTTATTTTTGCGTCAAGCATAGGAGAGACGATCTCAGTCACCGATGTcttataagtcatcatcatcctccttgcgttaacccggcatttgctacggctcatgggagcctggggtccgctttgacaactaatcccaagatttggcataggcactagttttacgaaagcgactggcatctgacctttcaacccggaggggtaactaggccttgttggaattagtccggtttcctcacgatgttttccttcaccgaaaaacgactggcaaatatcaaatggcatttcgcacaTAGGTTCCAAAacactcattggtacgagccggggttcgaacccgcgacctccggatcgaaagtcgcacactcttaccgctaggccaccagcgcttccgaTCTCTTATAagtataccatagatcaagcaaacgtatctacttagcgtgtcaaatgaactcagtaaaatccactgagttgttcgtctttaatcgcagcttgcagctttcgggcgtcaatttttgtaagttgaagtcaacaaaaacaataaataagcctcgttacgtgatatagtaacaacttcagtacaaaatttgacacgctcggccgccatacaaatagatgaacttgtttcttctatctaaatctaattctgtgatcTCAGTCCATAGCATCGTAATATTTTTCATGGATCGGCTGTGTTTTTTGCCACCTGTTATAAAAAGTGACTTTCCCAGCTTGCCCTATTTCCTCAGTTTTTACCGACCTGGGTCCCGTTACTCGGGTCCTCTCACTCGCTCGCGGCCGGCGACCTAGAAACCTAGATGAGACCTGTTGACCTAAAACAGTGTTTGGCTAAATCAGGCTTTGACCGGGCTGCCGATGACATGAACGGGTTTTGTTATGAAGAATCCTTTGAATTTATTTGATCCTAGTTTAGTGAAAATTATCTGAGTTGAAGTTTAACTTATAGTTTTACCTCCATGTACAGTCAAGGTATGGGCAtattcagaatttgggactccaattaattagcgtaagttgttaacaaagatTAAAATCCCCGTATACTAGTTTCAAAATTGGTTTCTCAATGCATTCTGCGTTTTAACTGTACAACTCCCGTGAgacacatacatatttaaaaatattttaagctggttactcacgtattaagtcgatatagcgttcgacatgtttcggtccaatttcgaggaATACAATTTcgaggggggggtcatgggggtcatgcaCCCCCCCTCCTccgagcctaagttggccatacaaatagaccacgtgacccccccccccccctgggcatgaagctggatccgcgcttgcgtgcatgtcaaacagttgaagctcatacaagtgtcctgagtcgacacCGCATATCGTACACGCGAGCGAGCCCTCCCCCCCGAcagagcgtccactcaggccttaggTACAGGCGTTTGCAATCGGCTTTGATCTGCCAAAAATCTAAAGCTCACTTTTTATTTCCAGATGCACAGTTGCGAGACGCTGCCGGCGCCGCCGGCGTCCGGGCCGAACCTGCTCCTGGATCTGGGGCGGCTCATCATCCGCGCCCGGAGccccgcccccgcccccgccaCGACCGCCTGCTGCACGCCAAGCTGCTGGCCGCCAGCCCGTCCACCAGCCAGCAGGTATGTCGCCCTGGTACACTAGTCGAATCGTCGCATCATCAGAGACAGAGGTCTCAGAGCCCCAACCTGCTCCATCCTTCTACCACCCTGCAGGTATGTCGCCCTGGTCTTCTTTGACACGTTATCAGAGGCCTCAGGGCCCAACCTACTCTGTCCGTTTACCAGCCAGCAGGTATGTTGTCCTGGTACACTAGCATCATCAGAGACGTCGCCGGTACCAACCTGCTGGAGGTAGGGCGGCTAATCATCCGCCCCGTCCCCCGCCACGACCGCCTGATGCACGCCAAGCTGCTGGCCGCAAACCCGTCCACCAGTCAGCAGGTATGTCGCCCTGGTCTTTGACAAGTTATCAGAGGCCTCAGAGCCCCACCTGCTCCGTCCTTCTACCAGCCAGCAGGTATGTTCTCCTGGTACTCTGTGGTGCATCATCATCATAGCCTCACATATAGAGATAGTGCCCTAACCCTGGCTTACCACGGTCGCCAAGTTGCTTGCGGCCAGTCCGTCCACCAGCCAGCATTTACAACCTTATGCCACACCAACAACAAAATTCTCACGGCTAATTTGTATACACATTGGCAGTGCCCTTGTCTTTTGAGCCTGCAGTCTCAGCTGTGCACTATTGCCTCGTGATCAAAATTTTTATGTTCCGTCTATTCTGCCGTACGAgagctttaaataaataaggctAAAACTGCAACCTGTGAGATAAAACCTAGCTATTGATCGAGGAGCCAATGAAGTATAATTTGCAACTGTTATTACAGGTGGTGACCCAGCCAAAAGCCGAGAAGGAGGAGATAAAGCCGGCCGTCGAGGCGTCTCTCAACGATCACGTGCACGCCCTGTGGAACGACCAGATACCGATCTGCATCGAGGTTGGTTACTGATGCTTCCTATTCATCATCTATTAGCCCTTTATAGCCAactaccatagaggaataacttacggcccagccacgatattggtctaagcgcgacagcggtgagcggcagccatacgtgcgaatgataagtcccatcgctgtgtctcgctccaatgtatggccgtcgctcaccgctgtcgcgcttagaccaatgtcgtggctgagccgtaagggaagagttgtaactccatacatcagtaaatgcgggcaaagaggatcgagtattatagagagttactgtcaaagtaaaatgtgtaatcacagtgccatCTCTcgtcacaagcttaaaacttttgaacctcatttttgacaatttggcccatattgttagcttgatatgtgttaaaatgtcaaatattaatattagcgccatctagccgagcgttccccaaaggtgtaacgccatctaggccaccgtacctttttctctatggctttgaggtacgtttttttcttagaccttatccgtctatagTTCTATACGGATTTACAtcccatatcgtcactactttaaaaaaaacttgtatcttcgtctgtcaatgaaaagaaaattgtagtaagtatgtatggaatacgtatagacttactgcgttttaactttgaggaacagcgtgagatacgagattttttaaaaatagtgacgatatgtctttgaTGCGGGTTATGTTTAtgtgtataggcatagttaagtgacatctagcgacaatcacgcgtaaaatagcgtaaattatcagtaccactactcgatattgggtggcaactgtgtctcgtctgccaaaaatttaatattagaacagtttacaacttatattacaagcagaaggaattgaaaacagaatactgattaatagagcattagacttttcgttcgtcgcgacatctattgacgaGTAGCAGTCAGTTGATATTTAATATGAATGTAACTCTTTTCGTtgctttaatattttatactggcAGCATAAagtccttgaacagaaaagtgccactttgcgtcaactttaaaattaagggaaaagttaaatttgtttttattaattcctaacaagattttgttgatgaattgagattttattaaagcacctatctatattttcttaattataacaattatccgtATATATGAAAgtgaattatattactaaatgttggtaacaaaataggatcaattaaaatttgctgacgtggcattgtacaaagttgacgggaattgctgatggTGACTTAACTGAATGTAATGTATGCACAGATAACATACCTCTTCCCCTCTTCACCTTTCAAAAAACTCTTTCATACTTATCCATACTTACtattataattgggaaagtgtgtgtgtctgtttgtttgtcactgAGAAAACTATTTTtcacttgttgcggtttatccgtttgaatcagccaaacgtatctTAAAACAtacaggttgtttttataaaatacttGTTGATTAtaattgccgattcaaatgacaagtagcttgttgtttgtaggcgctattttaaccaaaaaacttgttgaacgaacatgaaaactggttgtattttgtttgtccgtctttcacggagcgacgaattgacgtgattttttaagtggaaatagttgaagggatggagattgacataggctcttttttatgggataggaggcaaacgagcagacaggtcgcctgatggtaagcgatcactgccgcccatgcacaccagaaacaccagaggtgttggaggtgcgttgccggcctttaagatgggtgtacgctcttttcttgaagatttgaaggtcgtatcggtttGGAAATTCATTCCACactactcttactcttactttttgtctctttctaacgcgagcgaagccgccggcaaaagcCAGTACTCGATAAATATATGATTATAACCGACCACATAATCCAATTTACGCTCTTTTCCATCACAGTAATTGTAACTGCAAACCTATCATTACTAAGTGAAAGCGAACTAGCTTACCAACTGCCGGATATATTTTTAGACAGTGCGTGTTTGTACGCCATCTACACGGTGTCACACACCGAATAATGTTAACAGGGTATTCCTTTATATTACATgagtaaaatgtaatttttttttctggatttcccctactttcagagttaataagtataaaaaaaaaatatgaaaaatcaaGACAGCGATGAtgatctaactatcctcgttgatagatatcaaaaaagtatttttttagaaaaaaaagtaatCTAGTGACTCGGTATTGATTATtaatctgaaataaatgaattaaaagtatttttacaaaacaataaaaaaatgtaaacatattattttattttgcagagagaggaaccgaaatgaattattattattattttaagtgtcagttttacgaataacacttacgttttatgtgaaaatacataaaaaaaaatcatttgaatgtTTATGAATCTACATATAATAATAGATTACAACATTTATGGTTTAGCACGTCACCCgcgttcgattcccggcttcgccaccagtgggcctgaTCGCTTTCTCTTTAGTGTATGGTgcctatttcagtttataatgttGATACCATGTCGCCTAATTAAATTGTTGTTATTTTTCAGGTGCTTCTGGCCCCAGACTGCCCCGATTGCTACCAGGCGATCAGCCGTGTAGAAGAGGATTCCTCATTCGACAAACAGCACACCCAACAGCGCGCGTTACTCCTCGAGAGATGGAGCATGCGAGCGCTTGTCACCAAGTATGTATTAGGTATTTCATATACAAACTTATAGGAAATCTCGAGACAGGAACCCATTACTACCACCTTCTgtatctgacccttgatccagccacctagtgTATTTCTCTAGGATTTTATAGGTTGAAAATCTCCCTTATGAGACCCTTCACTGACACATCTATCAGAACACAAGCCACATTTGTGGATTCTTTAATATCAGTAGCTTAAACACTGCTTGGGCAGAGAATGGTACCAGGCGATCAGCCGAGTAGAAGAGGACTCCTCATTCGACAAACAGCACACCCAACAGCGCGCGTTTCTCCTCGAGAGATGGAACACGCTAGCGCTTGTTACCAACTATCAATTACACACGCAGAAAGGAACCGATTTTATACGCGTCGTGTCATCGTGTCCAAGACTACCGCCTTCTGCAACTGATGCTTGACCAAGCAACCTACATAGTGAATCTTTCCAGGTTTTATAGGTTGAGAATCTTAACTTATGAGACTGCTTGTCACCATGTATGTTATGCCTAAATTTTCACTCTCGGAAAAAATATTGTCGAATCAACACCTCATTATTCCCACACCATACCATAATTATCAAACTTGGGTATTCATCTAGAAATGTCTTTATTTGCAGGTCCCACGAATCTCCGGCGTTCATAACATCCCAGTGGCTGCTCAACGCGGTCCGCTCGCAACTCCACTTCTCACAGCTGTCCGCCTGGTTGGCGAGGCTGAAGGGCAAGGAGGAACCAGGGGAACGCAGGTCAGTACATAACTTGGGATAtatgtgtgaaaaaaaaaaccggccaagtccgagttgtactcacgttgcaagggttccgtacaccacAAGAAGGCCTTGAGCGCCTTCTTTTTAGAAGGCtctttaagtcatttttgcgaataatcgatattttgatcAATTTCTTCCAAGAAAATGCCGCTGCAAGGAGATACCAAATTTTCAAGAAATTAGAATTGCTGGAGCGTTACGCAGTCCAAATAGCATATTCGGAAACTCGATTAGACCACAGCGTGCAAACTTTGTAtcatataaaatcaaattacatttcgaaATACTATTGTGCATATTTCTAACATAACTGACTCCGTGGTATTTGGTGGCAGGTTTTTAGGAGAACTTTATTCTCGTTTGAAATAGCTGGAGCGTTACTCAGTCCAAATGTCATATTCGGAAACTCAATTAGACCACAGGGTGCAACATTTTGGTATCATAAAGCATACAATTGAACTAAATTTGGCTGTTACGTACTATACTTCCAGAGCATttggtatttagggttctcaaaggtcggcaacgcataagtggctcccctgatgttgcttatgtctatgggcggcgatgactgcttcccatcaggcggctcgtcggctcgtttgctgcctatttcataaaaaaaaatgttctgtCTGTACTTTGTTAAAAGCTCTTAAATTTGCGGTTTAATGCGAAAAAGACGAATGTTTTTTGACCGAGTTGGAAAGGCCTTTAAAATTTACTGTATTTTcaaacatatatatatttttgtattttcagGCGAAAATTAAGCCGCGAGAAGTGCAACTACAAAAAACTCGAATCGAACTGCGACGAGGACGTCGAAGAGCGCAAACTGAACATCGTCTACTCCATCAAGATCCCCGGCGAGAGCTACAAGATGGCCGACTTCAGCAAGACCCCGACCGACCACACCTTCCCCATCACCGACATTGGCAACAACGTCTATCTCAAGGTCACCCTCAGAGCCTCCCCAGGATAGACGAGGTACCCACAGTCAAATGCTCCTGCCCGCCCAAAAGACGCGCAAGCAAAGAGTCACCAGTCAACCTACACGAAGAGTTGGTCGGGAAGCTAAATGATCTCACTCTAGGACCGAGAGGTTCCAAGTTCTCACCAGATTTAGATGTAATTAACTCTAACACAGGCCCGTCCACTCGCCGCCTCTCCATCATATCCACTCCCGCCGCGGAATACTTGTACTCCACAGCTTCAGAAAAAAAGGTGGTCGATGATAGGATGCATACGCCTTGCAGCGAAAACGGGAAACACAAGTGCGAATGCGATGAGTCGGACGGCAATCATAGATCTTCCACTAGTTTAAGTCAGGAACCGAAGAAGCTAGACGAGAGGCGATTGAAAGAGATAGCCAAATATAAAAGGCGGTTGCGGAAAGAGAGCAAGCTCAAAAAACTCTGCGACAGCACTTCTTCAGAAGGAGATTTACAAAAGTCGAAGGAGACACATACGTCCATTCCGATCTTGCAAGCGGCGAGATTTGACAGATTCCGAGCTATCGGCTGCTATAGAAACCAAACGTATTTGACGCTGCCCGCTAGCAGGATGGAAACCAAATCCCCTTTCGTTGAAACAGATAGTATAACACCAGCAGAGTTTAAAAAGACCAACACTGTCGCCACACAAACTGACGAAGTGACTTGTGCGTGTGGCGGACCTTTAGTAGACCGATGTGAAAGCTGTATAGACAGGGGAATGGTCCGATCAGAAGCTAACTATAACCTAGCTTCGATAGACCAGTCCGAAGTGTTGCTCGATGCTATAAATCGCTGCAAAGACGAGACCGGAGCTAGGCGGAAATACGAAGAAGATAATATTAAAGCGCTAAAAAAGCATAAATgtgataattataatataaagtgTGATATAAGTAGTATAGGTATTAGTCATAATGAGGAGCAGGTCATTAAAAGACCTAAATTGAGAAGGATATTCCCGATAGTTGACAAGATTGAGAAGATTGTCTCTGACAGAGCACAAAACCAAGACAACGCTGATATTGAAGAGTTACATTTGAAAGACGATGACACAGTATTTTCGAAGCCGAAAGAATCGAAACGGCAGAAGACTTTTTCTATAAATGATGACGATTATGTGTTCTATGAGAAATGTGATTATGGAACTTTTGATAGGTGTGAGATAGATTCCCCAAGTGAGACTCCTGAGCAGAATGGTTTTATGTATCCTGATAAAAAAATGGGGGTAGAAAACCAGGTGCCTTCGCCTACAGAGATGGACCGATTTCGATGGCGTTTCGACTCGGCGGCTTCGATGGTGTTCCATACTAAAACTGGGCTGCCTCTGACTTCTAGTCCGGCGCCTCTGAGAAGAGGAAACAATTGCTTCGATTTTGATGACTCTATAAATGGAATCTCTGGGATTAAAAGGTAattattatttgattttgtttcgTCAAATGTAGTTTTTTGGGGACCGacagaaatatttttaaatgctGGGGACTGATAGGAATTGtttcttattttaattttatcccTAGCCATAGATACAAATAGGTTGCGCTGGTTGGGAATAGTTCGAAattgtttgtttttaaattgtgtttttcgggtatagaaaaagtaatgttatttttaattgatTTTGTTAAATTAGGTGTATTCTTTGGGGACAAGTAGAAATAGTTTATTGTTAAATAATGCTTGTTGAGAtaggaatatttttattgttgaaAAATATTTGCTGGGAATAGTTGccattttatagaaatagttTATTTTCGATTTTTGCCCATTGGGGATATTAGGGGAATACTTTATTTcaaactagtttttgcccgcgacttcgttcgcgttagaaagggacaaaaagtagcctatgtcattctctgTCTTTTCAAGTAtctcacttaaaaaaatcacgtcaatttgtcgctccgttttgctgtgtaaaatggataaacaaacagacagacacattttcctatttataatattagtatggatgtgtttgtatttcttgtaaatttaaatgtaataaattataGGTGGTTTAATAAGTTTGTCAGTAAAAAGGGAttcgaattattttttttatgcaaTAGTAAATATTGgtcttatatttttaaatttgcagTTTTTAGTAACATAAATGGCTCGTTAGACATTAGTTAAATTCGGagttagtttaatttaaaatacagactaaagtaaaattcataatcctacggactaaattgacaaatgactgacaggtaaaatga
This Leguminivora glycinivorella isolate SPB_JAAS2020 chromosome 24, LegGlyc_1.1, whole genome shotgun sequence DNA region includes the following protein-coding sequences:
- the LOC125238524 gene encoding protein FAM214A-like; translated protein: MYSQDAQLRDAAGAAGVRAEPAPGSGAAHHPRPEPRPRPRHDRLLHAKLLAASPSTSQQVVTQPKAEKEEIKPAVEASLNDHVHALWNDQIPICIEVLLAPDCPDCYQAISRVEEDSSFDKQHTQQRALLLERWSMRALVTKSHESPAFITSQWLLNAVRSQLHFSQLSAWLARLKGKEEPGERRRKLSREKCNYKKLESNCDEDVEERKLNIVYSIKIPGESYKMADFSKTPTDHTFPITDIGNNVYLKVTLRASPG